The Nicotiana sylvestris chromosome 6, ASM39365v2, whole genome shotgun sequence genomic sequence GCAAAAAAGGGATCGATGATGGCCTCAATTGCTAAATTCAATATGTTTAACCCAAATAGGCCAACTCAGACACCGAAAACGGTTTTGATTTTCTCCACTAGAGTATCAATATAAACATGAGATACTACTCAACAGATAATGGGAGTTAAACTGAATATCAGaaaatcaatcaatcaatcaatgaACCATGCTTCAATCCTAAGTTAGTTGTGTTCTCTAAGCTAGATAACATAAATAACTATGTCTTAATCCCAAGAAAGGCAGGGTCGGCTGTATTAACCTTCATTTTCCATGTCGCTCCATTTAAACTTATGTCAGTCCAacattatataaaataaaataaataataaaaataaaaagcatagaataataaaaataaacaagtatCAAATATAAAAATTTAGAACTAAATATGTGAAAAGATGAGTATCTTACCGGAAATTAAGGTAATAGATGAAGTAGTCAAACACAACTACACAAGACAATTAAAAATCTCTCTAGATACCCTTAGGTACCTCATGTAAGGATATTATAGTGTGAGACATTATATGACGCAACACCCTTCTCCACTTGTAACCGGATTttgaatttcacatgaattttaatACATACTAGTGTGAGAATTGACTTACTAAAGATTGATTATGATACCATATGAAAGATTCCAAGCATCTAACTTAAAACCTTAAAAGCAACGGCTGATTAGTCCAACTCAAGACGTTTTAAACTCCTACAAATACACTTATACACCCAATATGGTACGttataaaattcaagaaaaaagaaaataaaattgacCGAGTTAGTGGAAGTTTCTCTTTCCTGATCCCATAAAACGtaataaaattcaagaaaaaagaaaataaaattgacCAAATTAGTGGAAGTTTCTCTTTCCTGATcccataaaaataaaaaggagtgCTTCCTTTTGACGCAGTAGAATAAAATTGCTCTTTGCTACATCTAGTCAAGATGTTTTAAACTCCTACAGATACACTTATACACCCAATATGGGACGttataaaattcaagaaaaaagaaaataaaattgacCGAGTTAGTGGAAGTTTCTCTTTCCTGATcccataaaaataaaaaggagtgTTTCCTTTTGATGCAGTAGAATAAAATTGCTCTTTGCGACATCtagtccccccccccctttcagGTAATTAACCAGATGGATAAAGCGAACTCTGTATCATCGACAAGCAGATGATATGAAGGAATACAATGATCTGAAAGCTGGTGGCTTAGGAGGGCATACCTTGTATATCTTCCCATCCTTCAAATGATACCGGATACCAGACCAATTGATGGACTGAGAAAAATGGGAACGCATCGCAGACAATGGGTATAAGAAATTGTCAACGAGCATTGCAATGAATACCTGCTCgataaaacatcatttaataaaACATTAATGACTTATTGTGATCAAAAGCTACAAAACAGGACCATACAGTGAATTCATACTCAAAATATAATAACAGAAAAAAATGGTTTATAAATACCCTCCGTCCAAAAAAATACACGATGTTAATTCTATTAACAAAAATACCCTCGCGACTAACGGCAGAATTGGTGAGCCTTTCATTTAATGACGTGGCGATTTTTAACTGGGTCACGTGGCAGTCTTTGACTGGAACAAAAAATGGATATTAtttcaacccattttcaaaaAATGGAAATGTTAGACCCTCCATGGGTTGAAATAATATCCATTTTTTGTTCCAGTCAAAGATTGCCACGTGGCCCAGTTAAAAATCGTCACGTCATTAAATGAAAGACTCACCAATTCTGCCATTAGTCGCGGGGGTATTTTTGTTAATAGAATTAACGTCGTGTATTTTTTTGGACGGATAGATGGACGGAGGGTATTTATAAACCATTTAGCAAACGATAAGGGTAGTTTTGGCCCTTTTCCGTTCTTTTTATAGGTAAAAATAAAACCACCTTTGACCATGTTTGACTATATGAACCCTCTGTTTTCAATATATAAAGAACAAATAAATTTCTTAGTTAAAACATTTTAACCTCTCAAGGTGTCTAATTCATGTGCAAATGCATCCACTTTTCAAACTTATAATTGTTTGCAAGAATAAGTTCAGTAAAATCTTGTAGTCCACAAAGATCAAACCACAAAAAAGGGGGGACAAAAAGGAAATGAACTGTTCAGCCTGTGTTGCAAATCTGAATGGACTTACAAGGCACCAGTTATAAGAAGCAAGTGATAGTTGAGGTGCCTCGGGAGACAACATATTGCACAAGTGAACTTCAATTCTTGTCAAGTTCCACATGGAAAGAAGTTCAATCAGTGTGCAGATGGCAAGGCATCCAGCAAGTAACAACCCTGACAAAGTACCAAAAAATCATATCCAGCTTAAAAGAGGATGAAATATGCAAAGTTCCCAAAAATTACTGTAGCATAAagagatttttcaagaacaattaAGAGCCATTTAACATTTCAAGAAGCACCACCCAACCCAAAAAAGATCTTGCAATTCCCAACTACCTGGAATTGCACACTGGTATATACGCATAGCCGCTACCTAGGTTCAGAATCAATATCATCATTACGATAATCTAACGATGCACATGACAAAGTTTCCAGCACAAAGTATTCTACTTCTACTCACACAACAGTAGTGTGCTCACCATTACATTTCAAGACTGTATCATCAGGAGAGTATCCTTTAAAGTAAAATCTCAGTGCTGCTGCCACATGAATCCCAGCCATGACGTATGGAGTTACAAAACCCCAAGACAGATAGCAGTGGGTTGTAAATAAAGCCCGATTCATGATCCAGTTAACTTTTGTTGTATATGACTCCAGTACAAATGTTTGCTTTCTCAAATAATTCCAGTATCTACACAATACCACAAGAAACTATAAGGCGAGCCTACAACAAGCAGTTATCATAATTTATCTCAATATCTCAACAAAGAATTTGATATATTTTTCACAAACCTAGGGAAGGTAAGATCGCTTGCAAGAGGATGTGGAAAGACTGCAACTGGTGGTGATGTAATGAGCCTCTTGTGTTCCTCTagaaaaaatagcaaaataaataaataagattaagAACCTAAAACGTCCACGCCAGAACCAAGATTTTGCAGAGAAGAAAGTTAGTAAAGTGGAACTACTCACAATTAATTCCCAGAACATCCTAAAGCTAAATAAGAAGTACCAAAACTCAGTAAGTGGCAATGGTCGTTAAGAGGTTCACTATTCAATATCTCCAAGAGGGTTATATAATCACCCAAAATACTATACCGAAACAATTACTGCAACAAAAAATGCAAACACCTACTTAAATTATGCATGTGCCGAGAAATTTCCTCCATTGTCAAGTATATTACTACAATACTACATAAAGAGGACTAGAGGAGAATACAAAAGTTCAGAGAACAGTAGATCTTTGCATATTTATGGGTAAGAGATGCATAGTCAGGAGAATTCGTAAAAAGCAGATAGTTGCAGAATAACACAAAAACTAGAAACTCTGTATCCTTGGAATTTGGCTCTCCCAACTATGGTCTACGAGGGGAATATGCACCAGCTGCATTCCCGCTCTTGTGCAGTAACAGTTAGGGGTGAGCAACGGGAGATAAACTTTACCAGCTATAGCCGCTAGAGTCATGTCATCTGAGTAGCCACCATCTCGAAGCGCTGACACTACACCATGGCGGTCGGTTCGAAAATCGTCTGCATGCATCTGGAATTAAAAAGGTACAGAATAATTTGTAACGAGATGCAATATATGAGTAACAGGCTTGACAAGAAGGGAACATCGCTATACTCATGAAACATGGAACAAATTAAATGGTAAAAACTAACCATCATGCATCCTCCCCAGAGGAAGAATGTTTTTCCACCAGTAGCAAATCCCATAGAACATGGCTGTAATTAAATGACAATGAACCAATACGAAACAGGAAGTCAGCAAAATGTTAAACTAAGTTAATATAAGACCTTTGCAAAGTGTATGGATGTACACTAAAGACACACAAGGGCAACATAGACACATCACCCCAAATCTTATAGGAAGCTCAAAACCGTCATGTTAAAGGAGAAGGTTCAAGTCGACCAGGAATCAGCATGTAAGAGCTGGAGTGCATTTCTTTCCAATGTAAGATATAATAACAGAAAAAAAACGCAAAAAACTAACAATTCTGTGTGCAGTTAAAAGAGGAGATAGAAGAGTGCAAACTATATAACTTTAAGCAATCATGGAAAATTAGTGTAAGCAATAAAGTTCTAAATATTCCCTTAttgatataaaaaatattatggaAAAATGAAAACTTCAACCAAGATGTAAAATTGAAAACCAAGAGCAGAATGAACAAAGTACAAATCCAACACCTTTCAATTAGTGAAAACAAATGATTACGATAATGATAGACAAGCTTACTCTAAAATCTCCCTCCAGATTACAGAGATGACGCATTGGAAATAGAAGCAAAAACCAAAAGGAACTTGACAGACAACGTGCACAAATGAAAATAGAGATATGGGCATAAATGACATACCATGTGATATTCATAAATGCAGTAACTTCCCAAAGTTCCAGATGGTAAATCGAGAGGATATCCTGTTTGAATAAAGATCTGGCAAGCATACAGACAAAGTATTACATTTCCCAGTGTTATGGGTGAAATGGACATTTGATTAGTGAGCTGGCATGCTGTGCCAAAGCATAAAGTTGCTTCAGGATTTAGAAGATATTACCTCTGGATTCTTCTCCATTTCAGTAGTAAGGGCTCCAATTGATCCAGGGTGCAGTCTAACATCATCATCAAGGAATAAGACATACTTGGTGTCTTTATGCATTTTCTCCACCCCAACCTGTAAAGAGCACCATTATTCAGGTAAGGAAGATCAACGAAGCAATAGTTCATAAAATAACCTATTTACAGCGACCACCTAAATAATACATCTCGATTAACAGATGCCGCATTCCTTCTAGTCTAATCCCTCTTCTTCAAAATCCTTACACCCATCAGTTACATCAAATGGGCTAAATAAGCTCGAACAAGATCTGACTGCAATCTGACTCTTCTAAGGGACAATGGTTCGAATTGGTTTGTCCCGAAACAAAGAACGGAAGAAGCATAATTCGGAAACTGGAAAagttgagagagaaagagagatggGGGGAGGGAGGGAGGAGGAAGAGCAGAATCAGAGAGAAATAGGATGGGTTTCATGTGGGTAGATGACTTCTTTCTTTACTTTAGAAGTCTAGAGACAGTTGAAATAGAAAGAGAAATTCATGTACTCGCTTTGTGGCCTTCCCTTGCATCAGTCTGTTATGCCTACCATTAAATGCTTTCAATTTTTCAAGAGTTTTCAACATTTCATGCTCACGGTACAAAGCATATAAAATTTAAGGGATATTTTGAATTGTTTAAGTTGAGATTCAAGGAAGTTCCCTTAATGATAATTTTACAGTATCCTCTCTTACTAACTCATGCACCAACAAGAAAAGCACAACCCTAAACTCTGATAGTACAAATTGCTCCATCTAGGAAAAGCAAAGAATGGTAAATCCTGTAACCATGCAATTCTCAAAGAGATAAGGCTTGGTTTCTCTCATCAACATAAAGAAGACGAATTAAAAAAGGAATCATGATACATACCAATTGATTGTGAATCTTCTGACTACAAGTTGTTGACAGGCCGGCTACAATAATTTTAGCATCAACATCCTGTGTGCAGAACACAAAACAATGAAGAATTTAATACATGCAATGGGAGCATGAATAGGCACCCAGACTGATAAAAATTCTAACTAAATGACACAGAAAATGCCATATCAAGGACATAATTGAGGTAAACAACTTTCATCCTTCAAATAATAATGAACATCTTTCTTTTTTGGTAAGGCATAAAATTTGTTAAGCGTCCTACATTGATTGAGGAAATGGGTTGTTgtctccttatatggtcttggACAATAGTCATCTCTCGAGCTACTCGAGAGGTTGAGTTAAGCCCAAGGTCCACTTTCTTTACATGGTATTGGAGCCAACCCCATTCTTATTTTTGGTTTACCCGATATTGTGTCCCATGTTATGTTGTCCCCCCTGCAGATATCCAGTCctgagccgggggggggggggaattaggAAATAGATAGGAGGTTTCATAAAAAAAAGCCTCTCTTTGAGCCTTTCCGTTTTCTTTTTGATAATTTGCTTTTGTTCTCTTTCGTACGCCTTTTTCACAAATCTTAAACTTTATTTGCAAACATAAAATTTCTTTCGTGCCTCTATTTTTTCCATTTCCAAATTTCTTAAATGTGAACAGTAAACAGATTTTTCAGAAAGGTTAAAGGAAAGAAAGATAAGACCAGTGAAAGAAGTGAGTACTGATGATAGAACCAATGATGATGCAACGCAAATCAAAAGGCAAACattaaactaataactaataccaAGTCTTCAATTTAGAGATTCACGATTGCTCAACATAGAAAACGAATACCATGAGAAGTGTGCAATATAATGATATAAGCAGATACCAACTTTTGAATGCAAAAGAAGGCCTAATACCACACCTTAAAATCTGCTAGCAATCGCTTCACAGCATGATAAGCAGGATCAGCGGTACTTTCAACCACAAAAAGGAACTCCAAAGGACCACCATAAAGAGAAGTGATCTGAGCCATTCACAATGGGAACATAAGCAGACCAAGCAGACGATAAATTACCTGGACTAAGTGTGAAAAAATGGAGCACATAATTCAAAGTTTTTGTCATAGATCCAAACAACATGAATATGAATAAGATACCAAACAGAGAGCTAAAAGACACAAAACTTTTTTTGATGAAGTATAAAATTTTCGTTAAGAAAGGGCAAAACATGCCCACATACaagaagtataccaaaaagtagaaACACCTCACAAAAAGACTAAATAACAAAACTATTAACATGTTACTATCCATTATGCTGTAATGCGGGCTTCTCAGAAGCAACAAGTAAGATATTAGGCAGCAACCTGAGATTATTTTCAAGCAGGAAAAAGGCCATAAAGAATTGTAGCATAAACGTAAGTCAAGACTTCAAGTAACTCAGCTTAATTGAAAACTCAAAGGCTCCCAGCCTAAAGGTTTCTTATCGTTTACCTGACTTCTCCAATTGTGTAGATTGTGCTCTCCAAACCCTTTTAAAGGCATTACAACTGAGACTGGGGGCAAGTTGACCTGATTTGAATGCTCAAGGTCATTGATATCCTTTGTAAGGAATGCAAAACTATTGCCACATCTCATACTATCCTTCATGCGTCGAATCTCCCTGCCCCTGcaaaaagaaaccaaaagctgcATGAAAATCACTACTTTCAGAATCCATTACCTACGCCAATTATAAATTATCAGCAAGAAAGTGTGCACCATAAACACTCTAGATAGATTATAAGATCGCATACCTTACATAAGCAGCTAAAGCCCATCCAAGAGCCAGTACTAAGCAGATAAAACATCCCTGCAGATACAAAGTcgcataaaatgccaaaaaaatagaTTAAAAAAACGAGACAAGAAAGTTCAAAAGTGTGAGTAATATAGTTTTTCTTAATTTGTCAATTACGGATCAAATGATTAAATCACACACTGATAGAACACGGAGAAGTTTAGCAGATGAAAGAGATTTACTCATGTTAAACATATCACCAAACAGTGATTAGATGAGGATCCATTAAaagtaaatattaaaaaaatgttGAGAACCCATTAACAGACAACTGAAACTTTATACATATGTTTTGTTTGTCTTCAGGCACATTAAAACTTTTTATTCTCATCCAAACAAAGAGATATAGAAGACAACCTTAAAATAGATAGCTTATTTTTATTAGTAACCTCCAATAGATTGCTTTCATGCACTTTATAGTATAAGCCACCATGACTTGACATAATTTAAACTGTTTACTCAACAATCTGCACCCTAAtaatttcccttttccatttgTTAGATTTCACAATTCACACCATAATTGCCTCCTGCAGTGTGTTACTGTAGGTATCGACTTTCTTGGTTTATCCATGAATCTGCCCTATTAAACCCAATATGAAAGGACATTGAGCTATAAACACGAATGAGCTATTTTTTTCAAATtctttcattatttttttaatagtCTGTgcaaaatgaatttttttaaaagcATCTTGTTGCAGTCATTCATGGAAAGGGCATTAACGAAATTGCGTAACACCAAAGCAGACTTTCAGAATAACAACCTAGTGTAATCCCCTAAGTGGGGTATGGGGAGAgtaggatgtacgcagccttaccctaccCAGGAAGGGGATggagactgtttccgatagaccatcGGCTAAAGAAAAGGCGGTAGACTTTCAGAATAAaagggaaagaaataaaaaaataataattagagaAATATTGTCTACTGCTATGGATTGAATCTTGCAAAAATGctgggtaaggctgcgtacaatagacccttatggtctggcccttccccggaccccgcgcatagcgggagcttagtgcaccaagCTGCCCTTTTGCTATGGATTGAATCGGAAAAACAGATCGTCAGCTCTATCGAGCATCGACTAATATCCTTAATCTGTCAACAGTATAAGTTTACAATGATTAGAGACTCCATTAGCTACAAATATTGAACTCCCTAGCCAATTAGGGCTTGAATAAATTCCACGAAGCTCAAAAATTACTGGTTTTAAAGGgatttttacacaaatagccgtccatattcattgtttactttttctagccatatacaaagtTTATGCAttgattatacacatataatacataaattatgcatatattatatttTCCCgtgctatttttagtttaaggaGTTGGGTGGGCAGCTATTTGGGTTAGTTAAACGGTTTTAAATAACCATCATTGGCATCACACCATGAAACACTTGAAGCGACCAAAATGGAGCTTAAGTGACCATCAGCTTAAAATAAATGGAGTATTCCACGTGAAATTCATACTTGAAGCTTACAGATAGAGAGTGCATATAAACTGGAAATTCGTTTTGTCACCAAGTCCCTAATTCTAGAAAGAGTGCTTTCAGGAATTAAGCCATGTAGTGTGCTACACCCGTCCACTAGTCTAAATTGCCAGACTGATTTACAGACACAAGATGGTTCTGCCTTCTACATCATATAAAAAACAAGTACTCTTTTTATCTTGGCAAAACTCCATGACTATAGATAAATCCAAGAAGAATATGCTTGTCAATGGCTCTCAATTCTGAAGTCTGAAGAAAATTAACTGAGAAAAAAAAAACTCCCAAACTGCGAACTACCACGAATGCAGCATAACACACATTGAAAGTTCAACCTTTTGTAATCTTATCCTTTTCCTCAGCATTATATTAGCAACGAAATTCTCCATCAAAAAAATATACATAGCGAATTTTAATCCACgtaaataatgaaataaaatCAAATTTTAAGTCTAGTCCTTAGATCTAAACCGTGCCAAATCTAAAACACATCCAATAagcaattttctaaattttcgaACAAAAATAAAACAGCTAATTAATCTAAAACGCAAAAAGAAGCAGCGAATAAAACTAGCAGCTAATTCAATAAAAAGTAAAACGGAGCAGCGGAAAACAATAAATACCTGGATCTGAATAAAAACCGCGAGGGGACTACACAATGCCCTGCTAGcagagaataaaaacttatcgaACGAATCAAGCGgcaacatttttatttttattttttcaaaaaatgtatgagatatataaatatatgtgtgtgtgtgtgtatttgttGCCTGTTTAAATTGGCGCGTGAGAAGTGAAATGTGCTAGGGCAAAACAATGCAATGCAGTGCCCTAGATCTGAGAGTAGAAATTTTGTAAATTTCAGTAGTGTTCTCTCATATCAATCACCATTGAAGGGGAAGAAGAGAGAGAAACACTAAAGAGaatgaagaaagagagagaatGAGGGGAGAAATGAaaggaggaaaaaggagagattGTGAGAGACCGCGTAATTTTATATTTCGAAGGGGGGAAATTGGATTAGAGAGGAATATGCTTCATTTGTCCTTATTTTATCATTGCTTAAAATGTTAgtgataagaagaagaaaaatatttaatttgTAATTATTTAATTTGAATGATTTAATGAACTTTCGTAATACAAAATTGTGAAGATTCTAATCAAAAGGagtcaagaacttttattattccaaaaaaagtaaaaagaatCATATAAAATTGAAATAAGTAGATCGAGAATTTTTAAGTCGCAGGTTTGTCGGAAACATCTCTACCTTCACAAGATAGAAGAAAGATCTATACACACACTACCCTCACTACACTATACTTAAGGAATTATACTgaatttattattgttgttatttttgctgatacattttatataatttttatttgCAAGCCTAGGAAAGTTTTTGCTCCGAGCATTATTATGCTCTCTATTGGGTCCTTTGGTTGGAAAAAAGTTATTATATGATTAATTATTTTGAGATTAGTTATTCGGGATTAGTTATTTCACTTTCCCATAGAAAAAAAAAATGCTACAATCATGATATAACTCATGATATAACTAATCGCGAGATTAGTTATATCACGATTTTATCTCAaccaaatataaaataaaattatcttaaaattaattatattttatcCTTTATATCAAACGAGCCCGAGGTGGACGGGGGTTCTCGAGTGAGTTGCTCATTATTGTGTTGGCCCAACTCAATGAAGAGTATTTGGTGAAATTGTTTGATGGGGAGAAAGTCTAGTTGGCAAACTAATAATCAGAGATAATTGAAGTGTTTTCATCACATGATGCATGTGGATTGAGTCATTTCATCCTCTAATGGTGCACTATgactttgaattttaaatttattGTCAGAAGGGTATCGTAATTTGATGTTTATGAGTTCTAAAATTATTGCGTTTAAACAAAAGTGATTGAATTTGGTCGAAACCGCAACTTGACTTCTTGTGACATAAATTTACTAAAGTTGaaaattattactattatttttaatATAACATTATATGAGTCGAATAATTCTTGTAATTGCAACAAATTAATTATACAATCATATAGTAGTAAAGATCCAAGAAAAAAGTGCTTGTACTTAAAAACACTTTTTTCGGACAGGGAGGAGTTGTTCCGTTGGTGGTTATATGTAGGGGTCCTCTCCAATGGGGAGTAGGCGCGTGCGAATTTGCACGTGGTGAGGTGTTTGTAGTGTCGTTTTCAGACGAAATTATGATGCAGCACACATTGGATGCAATATTCTATTCATGTGAAACACGTAGTTCCAAATAGTAAATGGACATTGGACCCCACCACCCTTTTATCCATTTTTATTTCTTATTCGATTTTCAAGATTTGGTGTTAATTTAGTCAAGTACTATAAGGAATCTCCAATAGTTCAAAAACCAATTTCCAGGAtcttaatttaataaaatttataattaaggggtcgtttggtttgaacaCGGCTTAGCCGAGATAAATTATATTGGGATTATTTTTTATTCActatttggtatgttgtattaaaaatggcaattgcataatttttaagaagaagatataagttatcccggtgctaattaccccgcgctctataaggtataagttatccctgTGGTAATTTTAATCCCGGGATAtcttatacctggtttgctaaccaaattGTTGCTCCCAAACACACACGCAAATATAcgtgatcgacaagtaatataggattgtaagagcatgtttggcttagctgatttagaatagctgataagcattaggtgctgaaaagcactttttaagtgctgaagctaatttaaaaaaataagcagttacgtgtttggataaaagtgctgaaattaataataagtagGTGAAGAAATAGGTATACAAagagttttattttaaaaagaagtattttagggatagaatagtaaatattttggtcaaacttaaagtgtttataagctgaaatttgataagttggggaagaccaacttatggcttttggcttatttttgtctTATAAACACTTAACTTATaagtacttttaattttaccaaacacgtagataagccaaaaagtgcttataagccagtttgaccaaCTTATAAGCTTAGTCAAACACCCTCTAAGTCCAGATATagtacccacagggacttgtgattaactatctactaaattaaacccaaacaaTCAATTtattcaagcgaatcctaaagtatggatatttaactaaaattaatctagactaacaaattaagagattaaagaaaacaagatggcgaattatagagacgaattcaatgtgagtgaatattctagaggtatgggttagctaacaatcccgttgaattttccacttaaatcgcctaattaatttatctggtttattcattgacagggttaatattgatcgtagccttctcccgaagtacaacttgtctattcaagctaatctaacgcctatattcctatggaattagaattaacaagaacgcattaataattccTGTATAATAGCCAAGTAAaacgattaggtatattcctatttTAATCACAAatctaaccccccccccccctagaGTTAAAATCTTGCTCTACTCagtcttatatgcaatctagaattccctctcccgagttcaatcctagatttgtaaatagtattcaattggtgatcaagcaatcaaataattaagcacaagattgaataaataaaccaatatgataaaataataagaacaattcaagattcaaactacaacgttcatgtagcacccaaaactctagaactaataaactatgagattataggaagagaagaaaaactagttagaagcctcctccaagcgtggttTGTATTCTCCCACGTGAATTCTCCTTCAAAGTATGCTAGATCTCTTCAAAGTGGCGTCTTTTCCCTCAAAAATAGGCTTAGTCTTTCTTTTATACGTGCTGGGCAGGTCTAGGACCGAATAAACCGTTTCCTGGGTAAAATAGGACAAAATCACATCACCGACGCCCTAGGTAGCGCCAGGCACCCTCCACGGCGCTGCCAAATTTCAGATTCTGTTTATGGCGCCACAGGTAGGGCTAGGCGCCACCTGTGGCGCTGCAATGTACAACTTTCCTGTTTTTGTCCGTTTTGGCTCTAATTTTGCACATTTCGCCCCCAATTGCTCCTGAA encodes the following:
- the LOC104218110 gene encoding uncharacterized protein isoform X1; this translates as MLPLDSFDKFLFSASRALCSPLAVFIQIQGCFICLVLALGWALAAYVRGREIRRMKDSMRCGNSFAFLTKDINDLEHSNQVNLPPVSVVMPLKGFGEHNLHNWRSQITSLYGGPLEFLFVVESTADPAYHAVKRLLADFKDVDAKIIVAGLSTTCSQKIHNQLVGVEKMHKDTKYVLFLDDDVRLHPGSIGALTTEMEKNPEIFIQTGYPLDLPSGTLGSYCIYEYHMPCSMGFATGGKTFFLWGGCMMMHADDFRTDRHGVVSALRDGGYSDDMTLAAIAEEHKRLITSPPVAVFPHPLASDLTFPRYWNYLRKQTFVLESYTTKVNWIMNRALFTTHCYLSWGFVTPYVMAGIHVAAALRFYFKGYSPDDTVLKCNGLLLAGCLAICTLIELLSMWNLTRIEVHLCNMLSPEAPQLSLASYNWCLVFIAMLVDNFLYPLSAMRSHFSQSINWSGIRYHLKDGKIYKIDRHKHLVPKITDLAGKDLLGKNGSTPKVAIISSLSRTLAQWRQPKKYDV
- the LOC104218110 gene encoding uncharacterized protein isoform X2 yields the protein MFYLLSTGSWMGFSCLCKLLVSFCRGREIRRMKDSMRCGNSFAFLTKDINDLEHSNQVNLPPVSVVMPLKGFGEHNLHNWRSQITSLYGGPLEFLFVVESTADPAYHAVKRLLADFKDVDAKIIVAGLSTTCSQKIHNQLVGVEKMHKDTKYVLFLDDDVRLHPGSIGALTTEMEKNPEIFIQTGYPLDLPSGTLGSYCIYEYHMPCSMGFATGGKTFFLWGGCMMMHADDFRTDRHGVVSALRDGGYSDDMTLAAIAEEHKRLITSPPVAVFPHPLASDLTFPRYWNYLRKQTFVLESYTTKVNWIMNRALFTTHCYLSWGFVTPYVMAGIHVAAALRFYFKGYSPDDTVLKCNGLLLAGCLAICTLIELLSMWNLTRIEVHLCNMLSPEAPQLSLASYNWCLVFIAMLVDNFLYPLSAMRSHFSQSINWSGIRYHLKDGKIYKIDRHKHLVPKITDLAGKDLLGKNGSTPKVAIISSLSRTLAQWRQPKKYDV
- the LOC104218110 gene encoding uncharacterized protein isoform X3, with the translated sequence MAQITSLYGGPLEFLFVVESTADPAYHAVKRLLADFKDVDAKIIVAGLSTTCSQKIHNQLVGVEKMHKDTKYVLFLDDDVRLHPGSIGALTTEMEKNPEIFIQTGYPLDLPSGTLGSYCIYEYHMPCSMGFATGGKTFFLWGGCMMMHADDFRTDRHGVVSALRDGGYSDDMTLAAIAEEHKRLITSPPVAVFPHPLASDLTFPRYWNYLRKQTFVLESYTTKVNWIMNRALFTTHCYLSWGFVTPYVMAGIHVAAALRFYFKGYSPDDTVLKCNGLLLAGCLAICTLIELLSMWNLTRIEVHLCNMLSPEAPQLSLASYNWCLVFIAMLVDNFLYPLSAMRSHFSQSINWSGIRYHLKDGKIYKIDRHKHLVPKITDLAGKDLLGKNGSTPKVAIISSLSRTLAQWRQPKKYDV